A stretch of the Esox lucius isolate fEsoLuc1 chromosome 2, fEsoLuc1.pri, whole genome shotgun sequence genome encodes the following:
- the LOC105017375 gene encoding high choriolytic enzyme 1-like precursor (The RefSeq protein has 2 substitutions compared to this genomic sequence): protein MFGGDWSWASFTMALLFVLTLLITVFCSVQGRSFQKTSFEMSKENTEIDHTNTIEDEDFSVSTLIEKANKNLGKRPDDQVVMFGDVAVHTGFINADPCTARGCKWPKSSDGNVYVPYVISNQYSTRERSVIEGGLQTFAASTCVRFVRRTNQRDFVNIRSLSGCFSYIGRRGNGQDVSLSRNGCVFLGIVQHELLHALGFNHEQTRSDRDNHVQILLQNVIRGMEFNFAKINTINLNTPYDYNSVMHYGRFAFSRNRQPTILPIPDNNAVIGRATEMSPNDILRINRLYNCTGQQQN from the exons ATGTTTAAAACAGATTGGTCCTGGGCATCATTCACCATGGCACTTCTCTTTGTATTGACCCTTCTCATCACTGTTTTTTGTTCAGTTCAAGGGCGCTCATTCCAG AAAACATCATTTGAAATGAGTAAAGAGAACACAGAAATTG accacacaaacacaattgaGGATGAGGATTTTTCTGTTTCAACTCTCATCGAGAAGGCTAACAAAAATCTTG GGAAAAGACCCGATGACCAAGTGGTGATGTTTGGGGACGTTGCAGTACACACTGGTTTCATAAACGCTGACCCCTGCACAGCCCGTGGCTGCAAGTGGCCCAAGTCTTCTGACGGGAACGTGTATGTGCCCTATGTCATCTCTAATCAATACT CAACTCGGGAGAGGTCAGTTATTGAAGGAGGGTTGCAGACCTTTGCTGCGTCAACCTGTGTCCGTTTTGTCCGCAGAACCAATCAGCGGGACTTTGTGAACATACGGTCTTTGTCGGG CTGTTTCTCCTATATAGGCCGCCGGGGCAATGGCCAGGATGTGTCTCTGAGCAGGAATGGATGCGTTTTTCTGGGCATAGTACAGCATGAATTGCTTCATGCTTTGGGCTTCAACCACGAGCAAACACGCAGTGACCGCGATAACCATGTTCAAATCCTGCTTCAGAACGTTATCCGTG GAATGGAATTCAATTTTGCGAAGATCAacactattaacttgaacactcCATATGACTATAATTCGGTCATGCATTACGGAAG GTTTGCCTTCTCCCGAAACAGGCAGCCCACTATTCTTCCAATACCTGACAATAATGCAGTTATTGGCAGGGCAACTGAGATGAGTCCCAATGATATTCTGCGGATCAATCGTCTCTATAACTGCA CGGGACAGCAACAGAACTAA